The following are encoded together in the Salvia hispanica cultivar TCC Black 2014 chromosome 6, UniMelb_Shisp_WGS_1.0, whole genome shotgun sequence genome:
- the LOC125194271 gene encoding DNA polymerase delta subunit 4: MASTGVKGFFREKKKGKPGAAKKSNKSASFGSDVVQPPALISHATLDLQEEYDEKEEVLRQFDMNMAYGPCIGMNRLDRWERANKFGLNPPAQVEKLLRMEKANGLCLWDGRA; the protein is encoded by the exons ATGGCGTCGACGGGGGTCAAAGGATTTTTccgagagaaaaagaaaggaaagcCTGGAGCGGCGAAGAAGAGCAACAAATCCGCCTCCTTCGGCTCCGACGTTGTCCAGCCCCCGGCTCTAATCTCCCATGCTACTCTCGATCTTCAAG AAGAGTATGATGAGAAAGAGGAGGTTCTGAGGCAATTTGACATGAACATGGCTTATGGGCCCTGCATAGGTATGAATCGTCTGGATCGCTGGGAGCGAGCTAATAAATTTGGTCTAAACCCGCCAGCACAAGTTGAAAAGCTGCTGAGGATGGAAAAAGCTAACGGCCTATGCTTGTgggatggtcgtgcttag
- the LOC125194269 gene encoding BRD4-interacting chromatin-remodeling complex-associated protein, which translates to MEENKAQQQQQQLLQQQLLMQQIQRQKDAMSRFPSNIDAHLRPQGQAQAQHPSLLQSRPLTNPNPNPNSAPQQPNQLHPNPNSIPNPNPNSSSASTTVINQQQPHKASLQLAYQDAWRVCHPDFKRPFSSLEDACERLLPYHVVADYEAEEDDKILDTATTGQILSRSQQWDNNIAAKVAEFTATFEKQVLAFNIISRKRGLGEFRTEEKLMMEQFLLQEEKRSLLELRAEMDSRQKASRESHEANMRMAAMAHDQARAESQAHAEMMARAPIRGSALGSRGNSTISDMGEQEQEFHQDEIMNGWGSNAQKDDREPSEDFLNDDETENGDNALQSEWPEGGELDLNAR; encoded by the exons ATGGAAGAAAACAAGGCGcagcaacagcagcagcaATTGTTGCAGCAACAGCTGCTGATGCAACAGATCCAAAGGCAGAAAGATGCCATGTCACGGTTCCCCTCCAACATCGACGCCCATCTCCGCCCTCAGGGCCAGGCTCAGGCTCAGCACCCCTCTCTTCTCCAATCCCGCCCTCTcactaaccctaaccctaatcCTAATTCTGCTCCCCAACAACCGAATCAGCTCCACCCCAATCCCAATTCCATcccaaaccctaaccctaattCCTCTTCTGCATCGACTACTGTAATTAACCAGCAGCAGCCGCACAAGGCTTCTCTCCAGCTTGCTTATCAAGACGCTTGGCGCGTCTGTCATCCCGACTTCAAGCGCCCTTTCTCTTCCCTCGAGGATGCCTGCGAGAG GCTATTACCATATCATGTTGTGGCAGACTATGAAGCAGAGGAAGATGACAAGATCCTTGATACAGCCACCACAGGCCAAATTCTTTCTCGCTCTCAGCAGTGGGACAATAACATTGCTGCCAAAGTAGCAGAATTCACAGCTACATTCGAGAAGCAAGTCCTGGCATTCAACATTATTTCCCGCAAACGGGGTCTTGGGGAGTTTCGGACTGAAGAAAAGTTGATGATGGAGCAATTCCTCTTACAAGAGGAGAAGCGGTCACTGCTGGAATTAAGGGCGGAAATGGATTCGAGGCAAAAGGCCAGTCGAGAAAGTCATGAAGCAAATATGCGGATGGCAGCCATGGCACATGATCAAGCTCGTGCAGAATCACAAGCGCATGCAGAAATGATGGCTCGGGCTCCGATAAGAGGAAGTGCACTTGGTTCTCGTGGTAATAGCACGATTTCTGACATGGGTGAGCAAGAGCAGGAATTCCATCAGGATGAAATTATGAATGGGTGGGGGAGCAATGCACAGAAAGATGATAGGGAGCCATCTGAAGACTTTTTGAATGATGATGAAACAGAAAATGGAGATAATGCTTTGCAAAGCGAGTGGCCTGAAGGAGGTGAGTTAGATCTGAATGCAAGATAA
- the LOC125194270 gene encoding cysteine proteinase inhibitor 6: MTHPSFFLFFLLGAHSLSSSLSHSHSHSDLGFCSDQPSDNMATLGAPRDSNADVHSLAKFAVDHHNNKENMLLELVRVVKAQEQVVAGTIHHLTLEVTDAGKKKLYEAKIWVKPWEDFMQLQEFKHVGDVPSFTSSDLGAKKEEDVAGWKSVPVHDPVVQDAAHHAVKTIQERSNSLLPYELSEIVHANAEVVESSAKFDMLLKVKRGGKEEKFKVEVHKNDEGGFQLNKMDADH, from the exons ATGACACACCCCTCTttcttcttgttcttcttACTCGGTGCCCATTCcctctcttcctctctttcCCATTCCCATTCCCATTCCGATTTAGGGTTTTGCTCCGATCAACCCTCCGATAACATGGCTACTCTCGGCGCTCCACGCGATTCCAACGCCGATGTCCACTCTCTCGCCAAATTTGCCGTTGATCACCACAACAATAAAGAG AATATGCTGCTTGAGCTAGTCAGGGTCGTCAAGGCGCAAGAGCAAGTGGTCGCTGGCACGATCCATCACCTTACCCTCGAAGTTACCGACGCCGGGAAGAAGAAACTTTATGAGGCCAAAATTTGGGTTAAACCATGGGAGGATTTTATGCAGCTTCAAGAGTTTAAACATGTTGGGGACGTTCCTTCCTTTACCTCATCCGATCTCGGTGCTAAGAAGG AAGAAGATGTGGCTGGCTGGAAATCAGTGCCGGTGCACGATCCTGTTGTTCAAGATGCTGCTCACCATGCTGTCAAGACCATCCAGGAGAGATCCAACTCTTTACTTCCTTATGAACTTAGTGAGATTGTGCACGCTAATGCAGAG GTTGTTGAATCATCTGCCAAATTTGACATGCTTCTGAAAGTGAAAAGAGGTGGTAAAGAGGAGAAGTTTAAGGTTGAGGTGCATAAGAACGATGAAGGTGGTTTCCAATTGAACAAGATGGATGCTGATCACTAA